A DNA window from Setaria viridis chromosome 2, Setaria_viridis_v4.0, whole genome shotgun sequence contains the following coding sequences:
- the LOC117845102 gene encoding uncharacterized protein isoform X2 codes for MGDGMASSAVEPKREQNFLVRVGMDAWTQPFAVSHKVRLVHILKNLHTLEVKIYSDASKEFIELLDGESGEEVLREYVQQSPQLGELVEAWRLHREKPGMAYILSLFATVLGHPDGRLKRHGSVKKSLDGVARMILEDKENMGDVYMELNSGEFRRQNAALDLLAAIVRRGGGLASEVAERFDFKMAILPQLAGTMKKKGSRDGGNRRKGAEFGSTRRSFVGFAMSFLEVGNPRLLRWILQQKEVYSGVLRGIGNDDAETVMYVLSTLRDNVLVEESLVPPGLRSVLFGSATLEQLSLISGNLDAGEAADIAHEVLVMVCTDPKNGLMPGANLRGNEKRLLDLMKKLKAAEVAHHKSLLLAIVSKRVSLCSAYMNEFPYNIEPRSSPSWFAAISLAADVIASAKCDSIVHTLSSNSHGLVSVDDEEVQVVLKCIVPNVCSRAVINRGLLHSDDLVKHGSLRLVFESVNLLCYIIEAINVMVSRGRANLEFIGSTKVTIKIDDFPVLSCSDAADASLVDEVHQGDETQIKRWASLREYIQDEVHGAMPDPQVLLKLLSSASQKHQNSSQSIQKKNAQFSEPPQKKRRCNASSEVDDIIIGGIDAEQGKDTSEDQDLESKQDHTTTFCEIWGLDKQDPKMKDAKVVEDVFHSKLLDVLRFYLRVMPSSFDGSYDFFRIIPPNPLDLSKDEQQSLLSLLLEYSGQSGGCWDLERVPESMYRYLQPLFYIMLDSQIKNIRDQAYILVKAAMASSGAFDQNFTEIDAWLVFLPGYEAKWCIRENQLVGAPNKLSYIVIPFLCDAISVVGNNLYKYQEHTRKLISKSGQFEGTPAFSPLIICVLQKCLRLLESGSMKLHEKSTISLYVCNTIHLIMQSQADVHLLSDLIGAVLNERFDKFSSEEMNSSIYLAEWRPLITMLHLLRRISNQHTHSLFTTLVHSSEFGGNSLCSVSRNVEEMLNQEQTSSPDDVATAFLFSIMCAPPKDIISDFPDLLDVVKTHFPCHLAFLSSVLFLQHDYLAKVASCWPDIFFSGIRLFKDDMNADHVNTVEDKWRNLSVSTESAPLSTFLIVSPFCALLPSVLSLAFSVSDEIREAHKDALLRLLQVKLSECTFSEVTLYLRVILFWSHHLLSSYTIKSSNVLEQLCNLCFALVDRVFEHIQVLAADTQSKSADLPYPVQHIQDIVDFVIHHPIIALSLSCSLSNCQNLSDGSLEHLEEALVVFSKENLHLLDRFVLKLLGKSYDLLLMVGSFEANYSRDDCPSHESLFAAPNLLLENILLLFKEKFELCMGKVNFGLLLPNFYMVRALSKFVSPVKLLDLANWMFTKLADCSSSCSPAFVPAALMCLYITDVAMEMLCRCLQKTGQRSESYLLWNLEIHVTTIQQAYHIVLHFATKWNLEFADHCLLKMLGRIHHTERYAGWSTDYIAFHMILSTLVINTPIDVLHHCIFPASKVKAKALLLLLEASPMHMNLFGKILLETFKKDNSLLQVKDSDSNASWPQEDGAILLLPAALSCLKCHSDDNGRCAEFLEPVSIFYSELLLCDKGFSSWKSFVTRSIFEEDFSDFIPTPVKDIMIYFSGTLLGKSVMMLHHYFSSKEMSRKERLDIVGSIFPESSELLDSDVNDINPTSCKRIVKVTNELFAKISLIRLLLSPPRKSLSSEVASERESKRLHKAKLNFISILVRTMDKIFMNLPSSDNILSHSAKEQKVIRFLEYVILKNIIELSSEIQNHLNQLKSIPFLSQFIRSSLLHRFNDPVAIKAIRSILVVLSQAKFSADEIIELILGHYNFMSTITCNEVSEYPSACNPSGGMLQPAPSILKLVDSSFMEENKPQLCTKEKGRVEIIRLLRVLYDIKSRQQNNSQLRESRELVFLLLSIYDATLSETDLEILHLMNEIESTECRTITEVDHLWGSAALKFREELKLDFSRSDTQNIENAEITERRRALFRENIPVDSKLCAKTALLYCYKRSSRASAFSLEQLQRENFTDSFEETSQRMDAVQIYDPIFILRFSIHTLLMGYIEPAEFARLGLLAITLVSIASPDQELRMLGYECLGAFKKSLETSQRSKETWQLQLLLTYLQNGISEQWQRIPSIITVFAAEASLTLLDSSHAQFTAISNFLMHSTSASLQSIPLFPTLLQSSSVHFKAERLWMLRLLSAGSNLADDAKIYKRGRVLELALAFCSSPVSDSESKVLVLKMLKKCVKLPVLAHHLAKESGLLLWLSSVISIEGSDGAESSCSRVTELTLEDKSRISMVVSWATSNIFWLYSNQRSMLEISSKESPINESPLSKLLRLLVASVILGRISSISHGKSGDLARSTSSLGTLHSFLNDAYERVETVESCSANDTLAVIILYLQDHVQKNSDSLPSVVMALCLLLLDRSSKQVNKHLADNHGKIEMLCLKIRCPAESNPSWRWHYYQPWKDPAAPRTEMERLEEEQACRSLLILFSNAFSASLPEFPVLSLDDVEKSGLFQWERESMVKQKHCD; via the exons ATGGGCGACGGTATGGCCTCCTCTGCAGTGGAGCCCAAGCGGGAGCAAAATTTTCTAGTGAGGGTGGGGATGGATGCCTGGACTCAGCCGTTTGCAGTTTCCCACAAGGTGAGGTTGGTGCACATCCTCAAGAATCTCCACACCTTGGAGGTAAAAATCTACTCAGATGCATCCAAGGAGTTCATTGAGCTACTGGATGGTGAATCCGGTGAGGAGGTGCTACGGGAGTACGTGCAGCAGTCGCCGCAGCTTGGGGAGCTGGTCGAGGCGTGGCGGCTCCACCGGGAGAAGCCGGGCATGGCGTACATACTTTCACTCTTTGCGACAGTCCTGGGCCACCCTGATGGTAGGCTGAAGCGACATGGTTCTGTTAAGAAGAGTTTGGATGGTGTTGCGAGGATGATTCTGGAGGACAAGGAGAATATGGGGGATGTGTATATGGAGCTGAACAGCGGAGAGTTCCGGCGGCAGAATGCTGCGTTGGATTTGCTGGCTGCAATCGTCAGGCGTGGTGGGGGTTTGGCTTCGGAGGTTGCTGAGAGATTTGATTTTAAGATGGCTATTTTGCCACAGCTAGCAGGGACaatgaagaagaaagggagcAGGGATGGAGGGAATCGGCGGAAGGGTGCTGAATTTGGGTCCACAAGGCGGTCATTTGTTGGGTTTGCCATGTCATTTCTAGAGGTTGGGAACCCAAGGCTGCTAAGATGGATCCTTCAACAGAAGGAGGTATACTCAGGGGTGCTTCGTGGAATCGGGAATGATGATGCCGAGACTGTCATGTATGTCCTCTCAACTCTGCGAGATAATGTCCTGGTAGAGGAGTCACTCGTCCCACCAGGGCTCAGGAGTGTCCTCTTTGGAAGTGCCACATTGGAGCAGCTGAGCTTGATTTCAGGGAATCTGGATGCAGGGGAAGCGGCTGACATTGCTCATGAGGTATTGGTCATGGTGTGCACTGATCCAAAAAATGGATTAATGCCAGGAGCAAACTTGAGAGGTAATGAGAAACGCTTGCTGGATCTCATGAAAAAGTTGAAAGCTGCTGAGGTTGCTCACCACAAAAGTTTGTTGCTGGCCATTGTGAGTAAGAGGGTTTCTCTTTGTTCGGCATACATGAATGAATTCCCTTACAATATTGAACCACGGTCATCTCCTTCTTG GTTTGCAGCCATCTCCCTTGCAGCTGATGTTATAGCTTCAGCAAAATGTGATAGCATCGTTCATACTCTTTCATCCAATTCACATGGTCTGGTGTCtgtagatgatgaagaagttcAAGTAGTCTTGAAGTGCATCGTGCCCAATGTGTGCTCCCGGGCAGTGATAAATAGGGGATTGCTGCATTCTGATGATCTTGTGAAGCATGGTTCACTGAGGCTTGTTTTTGAGTCAGTTAACCTGTTATGCTATATTATTGAAGCAATCAATGTAATGGTATCAAGAGGGAGAGCAAACTTAGAATTCATTGGCTCAACGAAAGTAACCATCAAAATAGATGATTTCCCAGTATTAAGCTGTTCTGATGCTGCAGATGCATCCTTAGTTGATGAGGTTCACCAGGGAGATGAAACGCAGATCAAGAGGTGGGCATCTCTAAGAGAATACATCCAAGATGAAGTTCATGGAGCTATGCCTGATCCTCAAGTCCTTCTCAAGTTACTCTCTTCTGCCAGTCAGAAGCATCAAAATTCCTCTCAGAGtatacaaaagaaaaatgctcaATTTTCTGAGCCTCCTCAAAAGAAACGAAGATGCAATGCTTCCAGTGAGGTTGATGATATTATTATTGGTGGGATTGATGCTGAGCAGGGTAAGGACACATCTGAAGACCAAGACCTGGAGTCCAAACAAGATCACACAACCACCTTTTGTGAGATATGGGGCTTAGATAAACAAGATCCAAAGATGAAAGATGCAAAAGTTGTAGAAGATGTCTTCCACTCAAAGTTGCTGGATGTTCTCAGGTTTTATTTG aGGGTGATGCCCAGCTCTTTTGATGGATCATATGACTTCTTTAGGATTATACCACCTAACCCGTTGGATCTATCCAAGGATGAGCAACAGTCCCTGTTATCTCTTTTACTCGAGTATTCAGGCCAATCTGGAGGATGTTGGGACCTAGAAAGAGTTCCGGAATCAATGTACAGGTATCTACAACCTTTGTTTTACATCATGTTGGATTCACAGATTAAGAACATCCGTGATCAAGCATACATTTTAGTTAAAGCTGCTATGGCAAGTTCTGGTGCGTTTGATCAGAACTTCACGGAGATTGATGCATGGTTGGTTTTCTTGCCTGGTTATGAGGCCAAATGGTGTATAAGAGAGAACCAATTAGTTGGAGCACCTAATAAATTGTCATACATTGTGATTCCTTTCCTCTGTGATGCTATTTCAGTAGTTGGTAACAACTTGTACAAATACCAAGAGCACACACGCAAACTTATCTCTAaatcaggccagtttgaag GCACTCCAGCTTTCAGCCCTCTTATTATTTGTGTTCTTCAGAAATGCCTTAGGCTACTTGAGTCTGGAAGTATGAAATTACATGAGAAGTCCACAATTTCATTGTATGTGTGCAACACGATCCACCTTATTATGCAGTCTCAG GCAGACGTGCATTTATTATCTGATCTTATAGGTGCTGTTCTAAATGAGAGATTTGATAAATTTTCATCTGAAGAAATGAACTCTTCGATTTATCTTGCTGAATGGAGGCCATTAATAACTATGCTGCATTTGTTGAGGAGAATTTCTAACCAACACACTCATAGTCTGTTCACCACTCTGGTACATTCTTCTGAGTTTGGTGGTAACTCGCTGTGCTCTGTATCTAGAAATGTTGAAGAAATGTTGAATCAAGAACAAACTAGTTCGCCGGATGATGTGGCTACTGCATTCTTATTTTCAATCATGTGTGCACCTCCAAAAGATATTATCAGTGACTTTCCAGATCTTCTTGATGTTGTGAAAACACATTTTCCATGTCATCTTGCTTTCTTGTCGTCGGTTCTTTTTCTGCAACATGATTATCTAGCTAAAGTTGCTAGTTGTTGGCCAGATATATTCTTCAGCGGCATCAGACTGTTTAAGGATGATATGAATGCTGACCATGTAAACACTGTTGAGGACAAATGGAGAAACCTCTCTGTTTCTACGGAATCAGCTCCGCTGAGTACATTTTTAATTGTCAGTCCCTTCTGTGCACTGTTACCTTCAGTATTGAGCCTTGCATTTTCTGTGTCAGATGAAATCAGGGAAGCACATAAGGATGCACTTCTAAGACTTCTTCAAGTTAAGCTGTCTGAATGTACATTCAGTGAGGTTACCTTGTATCTGAGAGTCATCTTGTTCTGGAGTCATCACCTGCTATCGTCATATACTATTAAGTCTTCAAATGTTCTTGAACAGCTATGCAATTTGTGCTTTGCTCTTGTTGATAGAGTATTTGAGCATATTCAAGTTTTGGCTGCTGACACACAGTCAAAATCTGCAGACCTGCCCTATCCAGTTCAACATATTCAAGACATTGTTGATTTTGTTATTCACCATCCTATTATTGCCTTGTCTTTGTCATGCTCTTTATCCAATTGCCAGAATTTATCAGATGGGAGTTTGGAACATCTGGAAGAGGCTTTGGTTGTTTTTTCAAAGGAAAATCTGCACCTTTTAGATCGTTTTGTTCTAAAGCTTTTGGGTAAATCGTATGACCTTTTACTAATGGTTGGTAGCTTTGAAGCTAACTACTCTAGAGATGATTGCCCATCCCACGAGTCACTGTTTGCTGCTCCAAATCTTCTGCTGGAGAACATACTGTTGTTGTTCAAGGAGAAGTTTGAGCTCTGCATGGGCAAAGTAAACTTTGGACTGCTTTTGCCAAATTTCTACATGGTTCGTGCACTGTCAAAATTCGTTTCTCCTGTCAAACTCCTGGACCTTGCAAATTGGATGTTCACAAAATTGGCGGATTGCAGCTCCAGTTGTTCACCTGCTTTTGTTCCTGCTGCTTTGATGTGTCTATATATTACTGATGTCGCCATGGAAATGCTGTGCCGTTGTCTACAAAAAACTGGTCAGAGATCAGAATCCTATCTATTATGGAACTTGGAGATTCATGTCACCACCATTCAGCAAGCTTATCACATTGTTCTTCATTTTGCTACTAAATGGAATCTTGAATTTGCTGATCATTGCTTGCTGAAGATGCTGGGTCGTATCCATCACACAGAAAGATATGCAGGATGGAGCACCGACTATATTGCGTTCCATATGATACTATCTACATTGGTCATCAATACTCCCATTGATGTTCTTCATCACTGTATCTTTCCCGCATCTAAGGTTAAAGCAAAAGCCTTACTGTTGCTTTTGGAAGCAAGTCCTATGCATATGAACCTTTTTGGCAAGATATTATTGGAAACTTTTAAAAAAGACAATTCTCTTCTGCAAGTCAAGGATTCTGATTCTAATGCTTCATGGCCTCAAGAAGATGGTGCTATACTTCTATTGCCTGCTGCTTTATCATGCTTGAAGTGTCACAGTGATGACAATGGGCGGTGTGCCGAATTCCTTGAGCCAGTTTCAATCTTTTATTCTGAACTCCTATTATGTGATAAAGGGTTTTCAAGCTGGAAAAGCTTTGTTACCAGGAGCATTTTTGAGGAAGATTTTAGTGACTTTATACCCACACCAGTTAAAGATATAATGATTTATTTCAGTGGCACTCTCTTGGGGAAATCAGTTATGATGTTGCACCACTACTTTTCTTCAAAAGAAATGTCGAGGAAGGAACGCTTGGACATAGTTGGTTCAATTTTTCCAGAGTCATCTGAGCTATTAGATTCTGATGTTAACGATATTAATCCGACTTCATGCAAGCGTATTGTGAAGGTTACTAATGAACTGTTTGCGAAGATATCACTAATTAGGTTGTTGTTATCTCCTCCTAGAAAATCATTGTCCAGTGAAGTAGCTTCGGAGAGGGAGTCCAAGAGATTGCACAAAGCAAAGCTCAATTTCATTAGCATATTGGTCAGAACTATGGATAAAATATTCATGAATCTCCCTTCAAGTGACAATATCTTATCACACTCTGCTAAGGAACAAAAGGTCATCCGTTTTCTGGAATATGTAATTCTCAAGAATATCATCGAACTATCTTCAGAGATTCAAAATCATCTAAACCAGTTGAAGTCAATACCATTCCTTAGTCAATTCATCAGATCATCCCTACTGCATAGATTCAATGATCCTGTCGCAATAAAAGCAATTCGATCTATTCTTGTTGTGCTCTCACAAGCAAAGTTCTCTGCTGATGAAATTATTGAACTTATACTGGGTCACTACAATTTTATGTCAACAATAACATGCAATGAAGTTTCTGAATATCCATCTGCTTGTAACCCTTCAGGGGGGATGCTACAGCCAGCTCCAAGTATTTTGAAATTAGTTGATTCTTCTTTCATGGAAGAAAACAAACCACAACTTTGTACCAAAGAAAAGGGAAGAGTTGAAATCATCAGATTACTAAGGGTACTGTATGATATTAAGAGCCGGCAACAGAACAATAGCCAATTGAGGGAATCAAGAGAATTGGTTTTCTTGCTTTTGTCTATTTATGATGCAACTCTTAGTGAAACAGATTTGGAGATACTTCATCTTATGAATGAGATAGAATCAACTGAGTGCAGAACCATTACTGAAGTGGACCACCTGTGGGGATCTGCAGCTCTGAAATTCAGAGAAGAACTGAAACTTGATTTTTCAAGATCAGATACACAGAACATAGAGAATGCAGAAATTACTGAAAGAAGAAGGGCACTCTTTCGGGAGAACATACCCGTTGATTCCAAGCTCTGTGCAAAGACAGCTTTGCTATATTGCTATAAAAGGTCTTCAAGGGCTTCTGCTTTCTCCCTGGAACAGCTTCAACGGGAGAACTTTACTGATAGCTTCGAG GAAACGTCTCAAAGAATGGATGCAGTTCAGATTTATGATCCCATTTTTATCTTGCGGTTCTCAATTCATACCCTTCTCATGGGTTACATTGAGCCTGCCGAATTTGCTCGATTAGGGCTGCTTGCAATAACACTTGTTAGTATAGCATCTCCTGATCAAGAATTGAGGATGTTGGGCTATGAATGCCTAGGAGCATTTAAAAAATCCCTTGAG ACTTCTCAGAGAAGCAAGGAAACGTGGCAGCTTCAGCTCCTTTTGACATATCTTCAAAATGGGATATCCGAACAGTGGCAGAGGATACCTTCCATTATTACTGTTTTTGCCGCAGAAGCATCTTTGACGCTACTGGATAGCTCACATGCTCAATTCACTGCCATTAGCAATTTTTTAATGCATTCCACCTCTGCCAGTCTGCAG agcaTTCCGTTATTTCCAACCTTGTTGCAGAGTAGTTCAGTTCATTTTAAAGCTGAACGTTTGTGGATGCTTCGGTTACTATCTGCTGGATCAAACCTAGCTGATGATGCCAAAATATACAAGAGAGGAAGAGTCTTAGAGCTTGCTCTTGCGTTCTGTTCTTCACCTGTTTCAGATTCTGAATCGAAGGTTTTAGTCCTTAAG ATGTTGAAGAAGTGTGTCAAGCTGCCAGTTCTAGCTCATCATCTAGCGAAGGAGTCTGGCCTTCTGTTGTGGTTATCCTCTGTTATTTCAATTGAAGGATCCGATGGTGCTGAAAGCTCCTGTTCTAGAGTAACTGAGTTAACGTTGGAG GATAAGTCAAGAATATCAATGGTTGTTTCTTGGGCAACTTCAAACATCTTCTGGTTGTACTCTAACCAAAGGTCTATGTTGGAAATATCCTCAAAAGAGTCACCAATAAATGAGTCTCCACTTTCAAAGCTTTTGCGCTTGTTAGTGGCTTCTGTAATACTTGGGAGGATATCCAGCATCTCTCATGGAAAGAGTGGAGATCTTGCACGGAGCACCAGCAGTCTTGGAACTCTTCATTCTTTCTTGAACGATGCATATGAAAGGGTTGAAACGGTAGAAAGTTGCAGTGCGAATGATACGCTAGCTGTCATTATATTATACCTTCAAGACCATGTGCAAAAGAACAGTGATTCTTTGCCATCAGTTGTGATGGCTCTTTGCTTGTTGCTTCTTGACAGATCCAGTAAGCAAG TGAACAAGCACCTGGCCGACAACCATGGAAAGATTGAAATGCTTTGCTTAAAGATACGGTGTCCTGCTGAATCTAATCCTTCATGGAGATG GCATTACTATCAACCCTGGAAGGATCCTGCTGCGCCGCGCACGGAGATGGAGCGCTTGGAAGAGGAGCAGGCGTGCCGAAGCCTCCTGATCCTATTTTCTAATGCCTTCAGTGCCTCCCTGCCGGAATTTCCGGTACTGTCACTAGATGATGTTGAAAAATCTGGCCTGTTCCAGTGGGAAAGGGAGTCGATGGTTAAGCAGAAACATTGCGATTAG